Proteins encoded together in one Juglans regia cultivar Chandler chromosome 9, Walnut 2.0, whole genome shotgun sequence window:
- the LOC108979847 gene encoding uncharacterized protein LOC108979847, with product MEDSLHDLYQRLALTETKNIEVVLEPGKLADALLSGGKCLIMKLFTAKHYNKEVFKSTLRKAWPLGLGVKFRDLDSTLILAKFENIKDKERVLREGPWLFVKHLVLMSEVDGWSQVHQIQMKMASFWVRIHDLPLMARTDYVGRLLGVKLGSVEEVDVEAGEMEWGEYLRV from the coding sequence ATGGAGGACTCTCTCCATGATCTCTATCAGCGTCTCGCTTTAACTGAGACGAAAAATATAGAGGTGGTTTTGGAACCAGGGAAATTAGCAGATGCTCTTCTAAGCGGAGGTAAGTGTCTGATAATGAAGTTATTCACTGCGAAGCATTATAATAAAGAGGTGTTCAAGAGTACGTTGCGGAAAGCTTGGCCTTTGGGGTTAGGGGTGAAGTTCAGAGATCTGGATTCCACTCTCATTCTAGCCAAATTTGAGAACATAAAGGACAAGGAGAGGGTTCTCCGAGAGGGTCCTTGGTTGTTTGTTAAAcatttagttttaatgtctgaAGTTGATGGTTGGAGTCAAGTTCACCAGATTCAGATGAAGATGGCTTCCTTTTGGGTACGGATTCATGACTTACCTCTTATGGCTCGTACTGATTATGTTGGTCGTTTATTGGGTGTGAAACTTGGTTCTGTTGAGGAAGTGGATGTGGAGGCAGGGGAGATGGAATGGGGGGAGTATTTACGAGTATGA
- the LOC108979846 gene encoding transcription factor PRE3-like, whose translation MSSRRSRTRQPGCSRISDDQINDLVSKLQQLLPEIRDRRSDKVSAANVLQETCNYIRSLHKEVDGLSERLSELLASTDTAQAAIIRSLLVHK comes from the exons ATGTCTAGCAGAAGGTCTCGGACGAGGCAACCGGGTTGCTCAAGGATCTCTGATGACCAGATCAATGATCTTGTTTCCAAGTTGCAACAGCTTCTTCCTGAGATTCGTGACAGGCGCTCTGACAAg GTTTCAGCTGCGAATGTGTTACAGGAGACATGCAACTACATCAGAAGCTTGCATAAAGAGGTTGATGGCCTGAGTGAGAGATTATCAGAGCTATTGGCAAGTACTGACACTGCCCAAGCTGCAATTATTAGGAGTTTACTCGTGCACAAGTAG